The Chryseobacterium aureum genome contains a region encoding:
- a CDS encoding site-specific integrase, giving the protein MKLSILFLIRRNRINTKGVCAIECRITLDSQRKPFSTGVFINPNSWNASKQKAFPPNKINNQINTQLSLIKQDINQAFLFLQVQEKDFDVDDIYRQYKGENIKQDKSITEMFHLHITKQEKLIGISTTKVSVAKFYQTQTHVKSFIKHQYKKTDYLLKDMTMAFITEFEFYLKAEKQFKQNTVHKTIQRFKQIVKLAVGLDYLAKDPFLLYKNRKPKKQVVFLSKEELEALEKHHFASERLQQVADMFILCCYTGLAYTEMANLKTSDIQTGYDKNKWIHIHRQKTKRDYDIPLLYKAESILNKYKTDTQLLPVITNQKFNSYLKEIAEIVGINKTLTHHIARKTFASTILLYNDIPMEIVSELLGHSEIGITQQHYAKVVKKKIGEQMSKLNSKLK; this is encoded by the coding sequence ATGAAACTATCAATACTATTTTTAATCAGAAGAAACAGAATTAATACAAAAGGTGTCTGTGCAATTGAATGTAGAATCACATTAGACAGTCAAAGAAAACCATTCTCAACAGGTGTTTTTATAAACCCAAATTCTTGGAATGCTTCAAAGCAAAAGGCATTTCCTCCTAACAAAATAAATAATCAAATTAATACACAACTCAGCCTGATTAAACAAGACATTAATCAGGCTTTTTTATTCCTACAAGTTCAGGAAAAGGACTTTGATGTAGATGACATCTACAGACAATACAAAGGAGAAAATATTAAGCAGGACAAATCAATTACTGAAATGTTCCACCTTCATATCACTAAACAGGAAAAGCTGATAGGTATTTCTACCACTAAAGTATCTGTAGCTAAGTTTTATCAGACACAGACTCATGTAAAGTCTTTTATAAAGCATCAGTACAAAAAAACTGATTATCTTCTGAAAGACATGACTATGGCATTTATTACTGAATTTGAATTCTATCTTAAGGCTGAAAAACAGTTTAAGCAAAATACAGTCCATAAAACCATACAGAGGTTCAAACAGATAGTAAAGTTAGCTGTAGGATTAGATTACTTAGCTAAAGACCCTTTCCTACTTTACAAGAACAGGAAACCTAAGAAACAAGTTGTGTTTTTATCTAAAGAGGAACTGGAAGCATTAGAGAAACATCACTTTGCTTCTGAAAGATTACAGCAAGTAGCTGATATGTTTATTTTATGTTGTTATACAGGATTAGCTTATACAGAGATGGCAAATCTTAAAACAAGTGATATTCAAACAGGCTATGATAAGAATAAGTGGATTCATATTCACAGGCAGAAAACTAAAAGAGATTATGATATTCCTTTGTTATATAAAGCAGAAAGTATTTTAAATAAATACAAAACAGATACACAGCTTCTTCCTGTTATTACTAATCAGAAGTTCAATTCCTATTTAAAGGAGATAGCTGAGATTGTTGGCATCAATAAGACTCTTACCCATCATATAGCCAGAAAAACCTTTGCATCTACTATTTTACTTTATAATGATATTCCTATGGAGATAGTATCTGAGCTACTAGGTCATTCAGAAATTGGAATTACTCAACAACATTATGCTAAGGTGGTAAAAAAAAAGATTGGTGAGCAGATGAGCAAGCTAAATTCTAAGCTAAAGTGA